The Candidatus Hydrogenedentota bacterium genome contains a region encoding:
- a CDS encoding neutral/alkaline non-lysosomal ceramidase N-terminal domain-containing protein has product MLPVTRREFIATSALAALTTQSGGAELDHNALLAGVAVRDITPPPGVTMWGYSDRKGPSTGTLDPLHARALVLKVADTAIAIVTMDLGRVPRQPVLDEIRQQVRSAGITHAIFTASHTHGGPVMEMDDDPHVRDIAGKLADSIDEAAKNLTPVKLGVASTIFDVSHNRRLITPDGKCEMLWRNDKKRPTAPVDREATIIRLETLEGKPYAALVHFACHPVVLGGDNREYTADWVGEMCRIVKATSGAECLFLQGGCGDINPYLDKTPRDQGGVESMRSVGKECADAVLAALPNIETSEPAAPSLAYAEKMIEVGTRWDFTDPKQVEVFRGVYGGIFDRYLKDLKPDLAVPLSVLLLNGEFAFAFVPGELFTRHQVDLKQYAPLWPKLRAAGGKSDATATTHPRSLLVGYSNDFHIYFPTILDAAAGGYGGVAATYVGLGAGEKLVLEAQSEIGKLAGKLKDFCSAEDFQVVDATA; this is encoded by the coding sequence ATGCTACCGGTAACACGCAGAGAATTCATCGCAACATCCGCGCTGGCCGCGCTGACAACTCAATCGGGAGGAGCGGAATTGGACCACAATGCTTTGCTCGCAGGAGTCGCCGTACGCGACATCACCCCGCCGCCCGGCGTCACCATGTGGGGATACAGCGACCGAAAAGGCCCATCGACCGGGACGCTCGATCCCTTGCATGCCCGCGCGCTGGTGCTGAAAGTCGCCGATACGGCAATCGCCATCGTGACGATGGACCTCGGTCGCGTGCCGCGCCAACCGGTGCTCGACGAGATTCGCCAACAGGTCAGAAGCGCCGGCATTACGCACGCTATCTTCACCGCATCGCACACGCACGGCGGACCCGTCATGGAAATGGACGACGACCCGCACGTGCGCGACATCGCGGGCAAGCTCGCGGACAGTATCGATGAGGCCGCGAAGAATCTGACCCCCGTCAAGCTCGGCGTCGCCTCCACGATATTCGACGTCTCCCACAACCGCCGCCTCATCACGCCCGACGGCAAGTGCGAGATGCTCTGGCGCAACGACAAGAAACGTCCCACCGCGCCCGTGGACCGCGAAGCAACCATCATCAGGCTCGAAACGTTGGAAGGAAAGCCATACGCGGCGCTCGTGCATTTCGCGTGTCACCCCGTCGTGCTCGGCGGCGACAACCGCGAATACACCGCGGACTGGGTCGGCGAGATGTGCCGCATCGTGAAAGCGACAAGCGGCGCGGAATGTTTGTTCCTGCAAGGCGGGTGCGGCGACATCAATCCCTATCTCGACAAGACCCCGCGCGATCAAGGCGGTGTCGAGTCCATGCGCTCCGTCGGCAAGGAATGCGCCGACGCCGTTCTCGCCGCCCTGCCCAATATCGAGACGTCCGAACCCGCCGCGCCGTCGCTCGCGTACGCGGAGAAGATGATCGAAGTCGGCACGCGCTGGGATTTCACCGATCCAAAGCAGGTCGAAGTATTCCGCGGCGTCTACGGCGGCATCTTCGACCGGTACCTCAAAGACCTCAAGCCCGATCTAGCCGTACCCTTGTCCGTCCTTCTGCTAAACGGCGAATTCGCGTTCGCGTTCGTACCCGGCGAACTCTTCACTCGCCATCAAGTAGACCTTAAGCAATACGCGCCGCTGTGGCCGAAGCTCCGTGCCGCGGGCGGCAAATCCGATGCAACCGCCACGACGCACCCCCGCTCCCTCCTGGTCGGCTACTCCAACGACTTCCACATCTACTTCCCAACCATCCTCGATGCCGCTGCCGGCGGCTACGGCGGCGTCGCCGCTACGTACGTCGGCCTCGGCGCCGGCGAAAAACTCGTCCTCGAAGCGCAATCAGAAATCGGCAAACTCGCCGGGAAATTGAAAGACTTCTGCTCCGCGGAAGATTTCCAGGTGGTAGACGCAACGGCCTGA
- a CDS encoding four helix bundle protein — translation MDLAVAIYECTKRFPADERFARTSQLRRSAASIPANIAEGYARRNRGEYNQFLFIAMGSLAETETHLILATRLKYITRTEAAPIWKLAQEIGKMLHRFTAVLDPKPNKR, via the coding sequence ATGGACTTGGCAGTTGCGATATACGAGTGCACAAAACGCTTTCCTGCGGACGAGCGATTTGCGCGTACGAGCCAATTACGACGCTCGGCTGCATCTATACCCGCCAACATCGCGGAAGGCTATGCCCGACGAAACCGTGGCGAATACAATCAGTTCCTGTTCATCGCTATGGGTTCACTCGCCGAAACCGAAACCCACCTGATTCTGGCGACGCGCTTAAAGTACATCACGAGAACTGAGGCCGCGCCAATCTGGAAACTCGCCCAAGAAATCGGAAAGATGCTGCACCGCTTCACTGCCGTACTCGACCCTAAACCAAACAAACGGTAA
- a CDS encoding BlaI/MecI/CopY family transcriptional regulator — protein MTRPASKHPTELELEILKILWREPRVPVRRVREALSGGRDLAYTSVMTIMNIMVGKGYLKRIKSGTGYVYEPKVSRESTTRRMLRDTVNRLFDGSVSAAVVHLLDQGELNDAELKEVQKLVRRKGEKKS, from the coding sequence ATGACCCGCCCCGCTTCAAAGCATCCCACCGAACTCGAACTCGAGATCCTCAAGATCCTCTGGCGCGAACCCCGTGTACCCGTGCGCCGCGTGCGGGAAGCCCTCTCCGGCGGACGCGACCTTGCCTACACCTCCGTCATGACGATCATGAACATCATGGTCGGAAAGGGGTATCTAAAACGCATCAAATCCGGGACCGGCTACGTCTACGAACCAAAAGTCTCGCGCGAATCCACCACCCGCCGCATGCTGCGCGACACCGTCAACCGCCTGTTCGACGGCTCCGTTAGTGCAGCGGTGGTGCATCTGCTCGACCAGGGCGAACTCAACGACGCCGAGTTGAAAGAAGTGCAAAAGCTCGTGCGCCGCAAGGGGGAGAAAAAGTCATGA
- a CDS encoding HEAT repeat domain-containing protein, whose translation MNEIAITAIDVTAAPTIWMRLAMAFVHSLWIGASIGAAVFLIFVLLGRKRTHARYATLLLGLLLVASSPIAAYLVNTPRTVSLLEPEGPYRVGRGSVRAGLDQNSVEQTGEGPDRVGRGSVRADTSYTAPNAANEKNRPIAVAITPEQSQSTFSFTREHAARTCVLLYALIACALLLRLAFGVAGGSWLRRRSEPVADGAILSAVARHARAMGLQFAPAIAYCARVAVPTVVGVLRPMVLLPLSAATGMTPEQVEYLVLHELAHIRRYDHIVNLVQRVIEALLFYHPVVWLLSRQIRIEREHCCDDLVVRLGGDAHHYAESLLAAATLARGLATRNAVPTLSATGKASHLRHRIARILGEPAPAVRLRHMGWLLGLLSTSLLIGGAQLFAAKDETTIPESAPKPKETQEIPVITPVATGQEEKHSAEGAIGTIKARVINAEGRPAEVVEMNPWELNEISNTFDNQAGGRDQSASRSGGVETPPLLFEGEDLYGSRLVQDVRGRAEKIEGVRDVRVSRDTRDGGVIVFTLRLKPWIAIGDVSAQLIKLDKDTFGLLKKYYPDAMKNATSEIVDPVQFVISPYTEVDRKQDTPASASPDIASHDNAPDYKAHQPEANPVDSKNNENLSVNEEVASGEQRADEPPPATSFLGIPLSLSPEQAELARQLQDKDWWLRKLAIQQLAETKAPSAWQLIVPLLKDEDKRVRSAAAEVLGNLKEPKSIKHLVAALKEDRETADVAAKALAHFDPEQVMPILQLAAADEDWGVQRGAIKALVFLKHPEVIDVIIGVLGKIPLVDSGKRGLPDHQLPWEVMTSDYSNADLMQAFVALETNSFQQLIARAMADDNWRVRAGLTKVLAIPQFRNNPIGRITAEMSALLNRTEVVQAQVNAMRDAQKDVRAWAAAGLAIGLDSLPDNSDATVSRTTALIAGMRDQNMFIRRICGRPLLRASEKRKWQPSNDEEKIALRIAVGRNSGWEAIGPKAIPALVAAMNLDRTLPFTDVAESPASLNFIASALSQIGGLDVVEPLVTLLDTVGSDTVISICEALGNIGDPRAVEPLIRIAANIQAGSQTSAIRALGKLKEKRAYNVLVSSLQSSSYEVRVAAAGALGEIGDPRAVPILVSVLEKGIDPHTQISAVNSLGDLKDPAAVPVLEETLKNQATETPAREEAARALGKIGGAQASDALVAALRTDPQREVRLAVAEALGEINDPAAIGPLSDALQFDEGSVQTAAATSIVQIGTPDAFDALRGVYVKSAQQSAIGENTAWARIVLALCKIHSPAALDMLYGLLRDDKIYMAKLQLRAALTLAENKDPRAKEFLDKLRGIPETRIDSERALTELQEQPSEAQASDAPATPSPAESALPEAVPGAETNTTAPLLQFRLVLEGADAEGKPRTPAPTKNDPDATMALADDIWLTEADMTDAAVRVDDQTGEPCIAFGIKPEAGEKLYERTSGAKGRKMAIVYKGVVLSAPIINDGISTSGIITGDISLDEIAAAINKAAGVAR comes from the coding sequence ATGAACGAAATCGCAATCACCGCGATCGACGTCACCGCCGCGCCCACGATCTGGATGCGTTTAGCCATGGCGTTCGTGCACTCGCTTTGGATCGGCGCGTCCATTGGTGCCGCGGTGTTTCTCATCTTCGTACTGCTCGGTCGCAAACGGACGCATGCCCGATACGCAACACTCCTGCTGGGCCTACTTCTCGTGGCCTCATCGCCAATCGCCGCGTACCTCGTGAACACCCCACGAACCGTTTCCTTGCTGGAACCTGAAGGACCGTACAGGGTGGGGCGAGGCTCTGTCCGAGCCGGTTTGGATCAAAACAGCGTGGAGCAAACGGGCGAGGGGCCGGATAGGGTGGGGCGAGGCTCCGTCCGAGCCGACACTTCGTACACCGCCCCAAACGCCGCCAACGAAAAAAATCGACCCATCGCAGTCGCCATTACGCCGGAACAATCACAGTCCACATTCTCATTCACGCGCGAACACGCCGCCCGCACTTGCGTACTGCTCTATGCCCTCATCGCGTGCGCACTGCTCCTGCGCCTCGCCTTCGGCGTTGCCGGAGGCAGTTGGCTCCGCCGCAGGTCCGAACCCGTCGCCGACGGCGCTATCCTCAGCGCCGTCGCGCGCCACGCCCGCGCCATGGGCCTTCAATTCGCGCCCGCCATCGCCTACTGCGCGCGCGTCGCCGTGCCCACCGTCGTCGGCGTCCTGCGCCCCATGGTTCTCCTGCCGCTCTCCGCCGCCACCGGCATGACTCCCGAACAGGTCGAGTACCTCGTGCTACACGAACTCGCCCACATCCGACGCTACGACCATATCGTGAACCTCGTCCAACGCGTCATCGAAGCGCTTCTGTTTTACCACCCCGTTGTCTGGCTGCTCTCGCGCCAAATCCGCATCGAACGCGAACACTGCTGCGACGACCTCGTCGTCCGCCTCGGCGGCGACGCGCACCACTACGCCGAATCCCTCCTCGCCGCCGCAACCCTCGCGCGAGGCCTCGCGACACGCAACGCCGTCCCCACCCTCAGCGCCACCGGCAAAGCCTCCCACCTCCGTCACCGCATCGCGCGCATCCTCGGCGAACCGGCGCCCGCGGTGCGGCTGCGGCACATGGGCTGGCTACTGGGACTACTTTCGACCAGTCTGCTTATCGGCGGTGCGCAACTATTTGCCGCCAAGGATGAGACTACCATCCCTGAGAGCGCACCTAAACCAAAAGAGACTCAAGAAATACCAGTGATCACGCCAGTGGCTACCGGTCAGGAAGAGAAGCATAGCGCGGAGGGAGCGATTGGCACGATCAAAGCGCGTGTGATCAATGCGGAGGGAAGACCCGCCGAAGTTGTCGAAATGAATCCTTGGGAACTAAACGAAATTTCAAATACGTTCGACAATCAGGCAGGTGGTCGTGATCAATCTGCCTCTCGCAGCGGTGGCGTAGAGACGCCTCCACTACTATTTGAAGGTGAAGACCTTTATGGATCGCGGCTAGTCCAAGACGTGAGAGGGCGAGCTGAAAAGATTGAAGGTGTCCGCGACGTTCGCGTATCACGAGATACGCGAGATGGTGGAGTTATAGTCTTCACACTTCGACTCAAGCCCTGGATAGCGATTGGAGATGTCAGTGCCCAACTCATCAAACTGGACAAAGATACGTTCGGTCTACTCAAGAAGTATTATCCGGACGCCATGAAAAATGCTACCTCCGAAATCGTCGACCCTGTACAGTTCGTTATCAGCCCATATACGGAAGTAGATCGAAAGCAGGACACACCAGCGAGCGCGAGTCCTGACATTGCTTCCCATGACAATGCCCCAGACTACAAGGCACACCAACCGGAGGCAAATCCTGTCGATTCTAAGAATAATGAAAATCTGTCGGTCAACGAAGAAGTCGCATCCGGCGAGCAGCGCGCGGACGAACCGCCACCAGCAACGTCTTTTCTCGGAATTCCGCTGAGCTTGTCTCCCGAGCAAGCCGAACTTGCGCGTCAATTGCAGGACAAGGACTGGTGGCTGCGCAAACTCGCGATTCAGCAACTCGCGGAAACCAAAGCCCCAAGCGCTTGGCAACTCATCGTCCCGTTGCTTAAAGACGAAGACAAACGCGTCCGATCTGCAGCCGCCGAAGTGCTAGGAAATCTCAAAGAACCCAAATCGATCAAACACCTCGTCGCCGCGTTAAAAGAAGATCGCGAAACCGCCGACGTTGCGGCGAAAGCGCTGGCCCACTTCGATCCGGAGCAAGTCATGCCGATCTTGCAGCTCGCCGCCGCGGATGAAGACTGGGGCGTTCAGCGAGGTGCCATTAAAGCCCTTGTCTTCTTAAAGCATCCCGAAGTGATAGACGTCATTATCGGCGTGCTCGGCAAGATTCCCTTGGTCGACTCTGGAAAACGCGGACTTCCGGACCACCAACTTCCATGGGAAGTGATGACTTCGGACTATTCAAACGCGGATTTGATGCAGGCATTCGTAGCACTCGAGACCAATTCGTTTCAGCAACTCATTGCCCGCGCCATGGCCGACGACAACTGGCGAGTTCGCGCAGGTCTGACAAAGGTCTTGGCCATACCCCAGTTCCGCAACAACCCAATTGGAAGAATCACCGCGGAAATGTCGGCGCTGTTAAACCGAACGGAGGTTGTTCAAGCACAGGTCAACGCCATGCGCGATGCGCAAAAAGACGTGCGGGCATGGGCCGCCGCGGGGCTGGCAATCGGACTCGATTCGCTCCCTGACAACTCCGACGCGACCGTATCGAGAACAACCGCGCTGATTGCGGGCATGCGTGACCAGAATATGTTCATCCGGAGAATATGCGGACGCCCACTGCTCCGTGCCTCTGAAAAACGCAAGTGGCAGCCGTCCAACGACGAGGAAAAGATTGCGCTCCGCATTGCAGTAGGCCGCAATTCGGGATGGGAGGCGATAGGACCTAAAGCAATACCTGCACTGGTAGCGGCCATGAACCTTGACAGGACGTTGCCGTTTACCGACGTGGCGGAATCGCCCGCCAGTCTAAATTTCATCGCGTCTGCACTGTCGCAGATTGGCGGCTTAGACGTCGTCGAACCACTTGTGACTCTGCTCGACACCGTAGGCTCCGACACGGTCATAAGCATTTGCGAGGCGCTGGGCAACATCGGTGATCCGCGCGCGGTCGAGCCGTTGATCCGCATTGCCGCCAATATTCAGGCTGGGAGCCAAACAAGTGCCATAAGGGCGCTTGGAAAGCTGAAGGAAAAACGCGCCTACAACGTGCTCGTCAGTTCGCTGCAAAGTTCGAGCTACGAGGTGCGCGTGGCCGCGGCCGGCGCACTCGGCGAAATCGGCGACCCGCGCGCCGTCCCTATTCTGGTCAGCGTATTGGAAAAAGGGATCGATCCACACACGCAAATCAGCGCGGTCAATAGTCTGGGCGACCTGAAAGACCCCGCTGCCGTGCCGGTGTTGGAGGAAACGCTGAAAAATCAGGCGACGGAGACACCCGCACGTGAGGAAGCGGCACGAGCGCTCGGTAAGATCGGCGGCGCACAAGCGAGTGATGCGCTCGTAGCTGCGCTTCGCACCGATCCCCAAAGGGAAGTGCGCTTGGCCGTTGCCGAGGCCTTGGGCGAAATCAACGATCCCGCTGCGATTGGCCCACTCTCGGATGCATTACAGTTTGACGAAGGCAGCGTCCAAACTGCAGCCGCCACGTCAATTGTCCAAATAGGTACGCCTGACGCTTTTGACGCTCTACGAGGCGTATACGTCAAGTCGGCCCAACAATCTGCTATCGGCGAAAACACCGCTTGGGCACGAATCGTTCTTGCACTGTGCAAAATCCATTCACCCGCCGCATTGGACATGTTGTACGGACTACTGCGCGACGACAAAATATACATGGCAAAGTTGCAGTTACGCGCAGCCCTCACCCTGGCCGAGAATAAAGATCCACGTGCAAAGGAGTTTCTGGATAAACTTCGGGGAATTCCGGAAACTCGCATCGATTCCGAGCGCGCGCTGACCGAACTACAGGAACAACCATCCGAGGCGCAAGCGTCCGACGCTCCAGCTACGCCTTCACCCGCTGAATCAGCCTTACCCGAAGCAGTACCCGGCGCTGAAACAAATACCACCGCGCCGCTCCTCCAGTTCCGCCTCGTCCTCGAAGGCGCGGACGCGGAAGGCAAACCGCGCACCCCCGCGCCGACGAAGAACGATCCTGATGCGACAATGGCGCTGGCGGACGACATCTGGCTGACGGAAGCTGACATGACCGACGCCGCAGTGCGTGTCGACGATCAGACAGGCGAGCCTTGCATTGCCTTCGGCATCAAACCGGAGGCCGGGGAAAAACTCTACGAACGCACCAGCGGCGCCAAAGGCAGGAAAATGGCCATCGTCTACAAGGGCGTCGTCCTCAGCGCGCCAATCATCAATGACGGCATCAGCACATCCGGAATAATTACCGGCGACATTTCTTTGGACGAAATTGCTGCGGCCATCAACAAGGCCGCGGGCGTAGCCCGGTGA
- a CDS encoding Arc family DNA binding domain-containing protein, protein MAAKKEFLLRIDPALWNELQAWAADELRSVNGQIEYILRNAIARRRGGKDTVGDSAQEPSASPENSR, encoded by the coding sequence ATGGCGGCGAAAAAAGAATTTCTGTTGCGCATCGATCCGGCCCTGTGGAACGAACTCCAAGCCTGGGCCGCCGACGAACTGCGCAGCGTCAACGGACAGATCGAGTACATCCTCCGCAATGCCATCGCGCGCCGGCGCGGCGGTAAAGACACCGTCGGCGACAGTGCGCAGGAGCCGTCGGCCAGTCCGGAGAATTCCAGATAG
- a CDS encoding SPFH domain-containing protein, whose amino-acid sequence MTQERLRTVQSGWGMLPLALLIWIVVIPAAFVGGIMAGSAPLVVIAVLLFAANLVVSLGFFALQPNEARVLVLFGEYRGTVRAEGFHWTNPFSVKRGGVTTVPSEKHSGQAQVVSKPNRYVVSLRARNFETQRLKVNDQRGNPIEIAAVIVWRVRDTAQAIFDVDDYENYVKVQSETGLRHLANCYPYDHSGDSPAEETTLRDSKDVVSAALQRELQERLNKAGVEVDEARLTHLAYAPEIANAMLRRQQAEAIIAARQKIVHGAVSMVQMALTELDQQNIVQLDEERKAAMVGNLLVVLCAEHDVEPIVNAGTLYH is encoded by the coding sequence ATGACTCAGGAACGGTTGCGTACCGTGCAGAGCGGTTGGGGCATGCTGCCCCTCGCATTGTTGATTTGGATAGTGGTCATTCCGGCGGCGTTCGTTGGGGGGATCATGGCGGGGTCCGCGCCGCTGGTGGTGATCGCGGTGCTGCTGTTCGCTGCGAACCTCGTCGTGTCGCTCGGGTTCTTCGCGCTCCAGCCGAACGAGGCCCGGGTGTTGGTGCTATTTGGCGAATACCGCGGAACGGTCCGCGCGGAAGGGTTTCATTGGACTAACCCCTTCAGCGTGAAGCGCGGCGGCGTCACGACCGTGCCCAGCGAGAAGCACTCCGGCCAGGCGCAGGTAGTCTCGAAGCCGAACCGTTATGTCGTTTCGCTGCGCGCGCGGAACTTCGAGACGCAACGGCTCAAGGTGAACGATCAGCGCGGCAACCCCATCGAAATCGCGGCGGTCATCGTATGGCGCGTGCGCGACACCGCGCAGGCGATCTTCGACGTGGACGACTACGAGAACTACGTGAAGGTGCAGAGCGAGACGGGGCTGCGGCACCTTGCGAACTGCTATCCCTACGATCATTCGGGCGACAGCCCCGCCGAGGAGACGACGTTGCGCGACAGCAAGGACGTCGTGAGCGCGGCGCTGCAGCGCGAGCTTCAGGAGCGGTTGAACAAGGCCGGCGTGGAGGTCGACGAAGCGCGCCTCACGCACCTCGCGTACGCGCCGGAAATCGCGAATGCGATGCTCCGCCGGCAACAGGCCGAGGCGATCATCGCCGCACGCCAGAAGATCGTGCACGGCGCGGTCAGCATGGTGCAGATGGCCCTCACCGAACTCGACCAGCAAAACATCGTCCAGCTCGACGAAGAACGCAAGGCGGCCATGGTCGGAAATCTTCTCGTCGTCCTCTGCGCGGAACACGACGTCGAACCCATCGTCAACGCCGGGACGTTGTATCACTGA
- a CDS encoding PilT/PilU family type 4a pilus ATPase, with amino-acid sequence MADWILGVGHQKSIRDIVDIAEREVVEKEGQPRKITLRSNAVEIVADRTEYTGPWKHFVLRAHAKGHALECMEKIAKDFSPDCELVVDDGWHLLRFPGQHATNPKRGYEALDTYSGMLQFPEVWHIRGENYRVDHISSELLFKALVEYKASDVHLSPGEQAMFRVDGEIAPSEIFGVLSAPQILALIHEIAAEKDWKEFQETKQASFNFHQAGLGYSRVSCFVTSGAPHLTFRYLPEKIPSFEELHVPVELMTQLAELHHGLVLLVGMTGSGKSTTVAALVDYINAHHTSHILTIENPVEYVHHNKMALISQRGLGIDVATFGLAVTGALRHDPDVIVIGEMRDPDTIRSAINAAATGHLVISTLHSNTAYEVVNRIVSFFDPVERDLVKLQIRDCLRCVICQRLVPKIGGGRLPTIEVLFNDIKAINDSILEGDSDGVRIGMQQTTSRSWIFERYLHAMHKDGKITLENAQKFCTDQSIFDQMMMGTYSIPRLDSIKHMGAQK; translated from the coding sequence ATGGCCGACTGGATTCTGGGCGTAGGACACCAAAAAAGCATCCGCGACATCGTCGATATTGCCGAGAGAGAAGTTGTCGAAAAGGAAGGTCAGCCGCGCAAGATAACGTTGCGGTCGAACGCCGTCGAGATTGTCGCCGACCGGACCGAATACACCGGTCCCTGGAAGCATTTTGTGCTCCGCGCGCACGCCAAAGGCCATGCGCTTGAGTGCATGGAAAAGATCGCCAAGGACTTCTCGCCGGACTGCGAACTCGTGGTGGACGACGGGTGGCACCTCCTCCGCTTTCCCGGACAACACGCGACGAACCCGAAACGCGGCTACGAAGCCCTCGATACGTACTCCGGCATGTTGCAGTTCCCGGAGGTGTGGCACATTCGCGGCGAGAACTACCGCGTCGACCATATCAGCTCGGAACTGCTGTTCAAGGCGCTCGTCGAGTACAAGGCGAGCGACGTACACCTGAGCCCCGGCGAGCAGGCCATGTTTCGCGTGGACGGCGAAATCGCGCCGTCGGAAATCTTCGGCGTATTGTCCGCGCCGCAGATTCTCGCGCTCATCCACGAGATCGCGGCGGAGAAGGACTGGAAGGAATTCCAGGAGACGAAGCAGGCCAGCTTCAACTTTCACCAGGCGGGCCTTGGCTATTCGCGCGTGTCGTGTTTCGTCACGTCGGGCGCGCCGCACCTCACCTTCCGCTATCTGCCGGAAAAAATCCCGTCGTTCGAGGAACTGCACGTGCCCGTCGAGTTGATGACGCAGCTTGCCGAACTGCACCACGGCCTCGTACTGCTCGTCGGCATGACCGGCTCCGGCAAATCGACCACCGTGGCGGCGCTTGTCGATTACATCAATGCGCACCACACGTCGCACATTCTGACGATCGAAAACCCGGTCGAATACGTCCACCACAACAAGATGGCGCTCATTTCCCAGCGCGGCCTCGGCATCGACGTCGCGACATTCGGCCTTGCGGTCACAGGCGCGCTGCGCCACGATCCGGATGTCATCGTCATCGGCGAAATGCGCGACCCCGACACCATCCGGTCCGCGATCAACGCAGCCGCCACCGGCCACCTCGTGATCAGCACGCTTCACTCGAACACCGCGTACGAGGTCGTGAACCGCATCGTCAGCTTCTTCGATCCCGTCGAACGCGACCTGGTGAAGCTGCAAATCCGCGACTGCCTGCGCTGCGTCATCTGCCAGCGGCTCGTGCCCAAGATCGGGGGCGGGCGCCTGCCCACCATCGAAGTCCTGTTTAACGACATCAAAGCCATCAACGACTCGATCCTCGAAGGGGACAGCGACGGCGTTCGCATCGGCATGCAGCAGACCACGTCCCGTTCGTGGATATTCGAGCGCTACCTTCACGCCATGCACAAGGACGGAAAAATCACGCTCGAAAATGCGCAGAAATTCTGCACCGACCAAAGCATCTTCGACCAAATGATGATGGGGACCTACAGCATCCCGCGCCTCGACTCGATCAAGCACATGGGCGCGCAGAAGTAG